From Serinicoccus profundi, the proteins below share one genomic window:
- the gnd gene encoding phosphogluconate dehydrogenase (NAD(+)-dependent, decarboxylating) encodes MKIGMIGLGKMGGNMRERLRRADIEVVGFDLDENLRDVDSLEAMVGELEASRVVWVMVPHGAPTRSTVEQLGELLSEGDLVIEGGNSKYTEDIELDAILEPLGIGYVDCGVSGGVWGLENGYGLMCGGRPEHVEIAMPVFDALRPEGPREEGFVHAGEVGAGHYAKMVHNGIEYGLMAAYAEGYELLQAKDIVTDVKGCFQAWSRGTVVRSWLLDLLVKSLEETPELEGVSGYTTDSGEGRWTVQEAIDNAVPMPVISAALFARFASRQENSPAMQAVAALRGQFGGHAVKMLDDEDTRDADQVEVHEGAEPKHDEGQARPGDGS; translated from the coding sequence ATGAAGATCGGCATGATCGGCCTGGGCAAGATGGGCGGCAACATGCGCGAGCGGTTGCGGCGGGCGGACATCGAGGTGGTGGGCTTCGACCTCGACGAGAACCTGCGCGACGTCGACAGCCTCGAGGCCATGGTCGGCGAGCTCGAGGCTTCGCGGGTCGTCTGGGTCATGGTCCCGCACGGCGCGCCGACCCGGTCCACGGTCGAGCAGCTCGGGGAGCTGCTCTCCGAGGGTGACCTCGTCATCGAGGGCGGCAACAGCAAGTACACCGAGGACATCGAGCTCGACGCGATCCTGGAGCCGCTGGGCATCGGCTACGTCGACTGCGGCGTCTCCGGTGGTGTCTGGGGGCTGGAGAACGGCTACGGGCTCATGTGCGGCGGCCGCCCCGAGCACGTGGAGATCGCCATGCCGGTCTTCGACGCGCTGCGCCCGGAGGGCCCCCGCGAGGAGGGCTTCGTCCACGCCGGCGAGGTCGGCGCCGGGCACTACGCCAAGATGGTCCACAACGGCATCGAGTACGGCCTCATGGCGGCCTACGCCGAGGGCTATGAGCTGCTCCAGGCCAAGGACATCGTCACCGACGTCAAGGGCTGCTTCCAGGCCTGGAGCCGAGGCACGGTCGTCCGGTCCTGGCTGCTGGACCTGCTGGTCAAGTCGCTGGAGGAGACGCCGGAGCTCGAGGGCGTGAGTGGCTACACCACCGACTCCGGGGAGGGCCGGTGGACGGTCCAGGAGGCCATCGACAACGCCGTCCCCATGCCGGTCATCAGCGCCGCGCTCTTCGCCCGCTTCGCCTCCCGCCAGGAGAACTCCCCCGCGATGCAGGCCGTGGCCGCGCTGCGCGGGCAGTTCGGTGGTCACGCCGTCAAGATGCTCGACGACGAGGACACCCGCGACGCCGACCAGGTCGAGGTGCACGAGGGTGCCGAGCCCAAGCACGACGAGGGCCAGGCCCGTCCCGGCGACGGCTCTTGA
- a CDS encoding DNA replication/repair protein RecF, protein MHLSHLGIADFRSYPTAEVDLGPGVSVLLGRNGQGKTNLVEAAGYVATLSSHRVAQDAPLVRAGSSGSAIVRATVVREGRESLVELEIVPGRANKARLNRSPVPRQRDVLGTLRTVLFAPEDLALVKGDPSERRRFLDDLLVARQPRWAAVRADYDKALRQRGALLKQASHLWRDPSRRRGGGSSSRLAPGESLEEARAGALSTLAVFDDQLAQIGGALLYARLRLLRDLRPYLDQAYRTLSDSDTSAEATYRSSLADGLPAAGAVAAGEVPPREELTAAILASIEAVRGQEQERGVCLVGPHRDDVLLSLGELPAKGYASHGESWSLALSLRLAGFHLLRHDLGTDPVLVLDDVFAELDSGRRERLADLVADCEQVLVTAAVAEDVPERLLGADGQVFDVVLGSITAREGAEPGTGEP, encoded by the coding sequence GTGCACCTGAGCCACCTCGGCATCGCCGACTTCCGTAGCTATCCCACCGCCGAGGTGGATCTGGGGCCCGGTGTCAGCGTCCTGCTCGGGCGCAACGGGCAGGGCAAGACCAATCTCGTCGAGGCGGCCGGCTACGTCGCCACGCTGAGCAGCCACCGGGTGGCCCAGGACGCGCCGCTGGTCCGTGCCGGGTCCTCCGGCTCGGCGATCGTCCGGGCGACCGTGGTGCGCGAGGGGCGTGAGTCCCTCGTCGAGCTGGAGATCGTCCCGGGCCGCGCCAACAAGGCCCGGCTCAACCGCTCGCCCGTGCCGCGGCAGCGCGACGTGCTCGGCACGCTGCGGACCGTGCTCTTCGCGCCCGAGGATCTCGCTCTCGTCAAGGGCGACCCCTCCGAGCGCCGACGCTTCCTCGACGATCTGCTGGTCGCCCGGCAACCGCGCTGGGCGGCGGTGCGCGCCGACTACGACAAGGCGCTGCGGCAGCGGGGAGCGCTGCTCAAGCAGGCCTCCCACCTGTGGCGAGACCCCTCACGGCGCCGCGGCGGGGGCAGCTCCTCCCGGCTCGCCCCGGGTGAGAGCCTGGAGGAGGCCCGCGCGGGCGCACTGTCGACGCTGGCGGTGTTCGACGACCAGCTGGCCCAGATCGGGGGTGCGCTGCTCTATGCCCGGCTGCGGCTGCTGCGCGACCTGCGGCCCTACCTCGACCAGGCATACCGGACGCTGAGCGACAGCGACACCTCGGCAGAGGCGACCTATCGCAGCAGCCTGGCCGACGGACTGCCCGCGGCCGGGGCCGTCGCGGCCGGTGAGGTGCCGCCACGGGAGGAGCTCACGGCCGCGATCCTCGCGTCGATCGAGGCGGTCCGGGGTCAGGAGCAGGAGCGCGGGGTATGCCTCGTCGGACCGCACCGCGACGACGTGCTGCTGAGCCTCGGTGAGCTGCCGGCGAAGGGCTACGCCAGCCACGGGGAGTCCTGGAGCCTCGCGCTGTCGCTGCGGCTGGCCGGCTTCCATCTCCTGCGCCACGACCTCGGCACCGACCCGGTCCTCGTGCTCGACGACGTCTTCGCCGAGCTGGACTCAGGGCGGCGGGAGCGCCTGGCCGACCTCGTCGCGGACTGCGAGCAGGTGCTCGTCACCGCAGCCGTCGCCGAGGACGTGCCTGAGCGGCTGCTCGGCGCCGACGGGCAGGTCTTCGACGTCGTGCTCGGCTCCATCACCGCCCGGGAGGGCGCCGAGCCGGGGACCGGGGAGCCGTGA
- a CDS encoding DUF721 domain-containing protein, producing the protein MSDGPGAEGTGQPDPDLEPETMEAAREALARARRTARDKGLRPGAAGRTRRRRGGVTGEEPDRSARSDPQLLGDELERLVAGRGWAGEVQVGGVVGRWRSIVGDQVADNVEIIAFDGSVLTVRARSTAWATQMRLLTSTVLARIEELVGEGLVSEIVVQGPAGPHWRKGPLSSKGPGPRDTYG; encoded by the coding sequence GTGAGCGACGGACCAGGAGCCGAGGGCACCGGTCAGCCCGACCCCGACCTCGAGCCGGAGACGATGGAGGCCGCCCGCGAGGCGCTCGCCCGGGCCCGGCGCACCGCCCGGGACAAAGGTCTACGGCCGGGGGCTGCGGGGAGGACCCGTCGTCGCCGGGGAGGCGTGACGGGCGAGGAGCCGGACCGCAGCGCCCGCAGCGACCCCCAGCTGCTCGGTGACGAGCTCGAGCGGCTGGTCGCCGGACGCGGGTGGGCCGGGGAGGTGCAGGTCGGCGGGGTCGTCGGTCGGTGGCGCAGCATCGTCGGCGACCAGGTGGCGGACAACGTCGAGATCATCGCCTTCGACGGCAGCGTGCTCACCGTCCGGGCGCGCTCCACCGCGTGGGCCACCCAGATGCGGCTGCTCACGTCCACGGTGCTGGCCCGCATCGAGGAGCTCGTCGGTGAGGGGCTCGTGAGCGAGATCGTCGTGCAGGGCCCGGCCGGTCCGCACTGGCGCAAGGGGCCCCTGTCCTCGAAGGGTCCGGGCCCCCGCGACACCTACGGCTGA
- the gyrB gene encoding DNA topoisomerase (ATP-hydrolyzing) subunit B produces MPELPEAPAESGEPESLATASAYDASAITVLEGLEAVRKRPGMYIGSTGARGLHHLVWEIVDNAVDEALAGEADRIDVTLTAEGAVRVRDNGRGIPTDIHPIEKKPAVELVLTQLHAGGKFGGAGYKVSGGLHGVGSSVVNALSERLDVEVRQRGKVFTQTYHLGVPQAPLAERDPATEADRQTGTTVTFWPSADIFDTVDFDYETIRARFQQMAFLNKGLTIALVDERPHEVKTDVDALDDDPIDGEGPDDDGVTPGTERGSGAAAATPGRTHTYRYDNGLLDYVTYLNKSKRSEPVHEEVIAFENTDEERMLSLEIAMQWTGAYTEAVHTYANAINTHEGGTHEEGFRSALTRMVNDFAREQKLLKEKDPNLTGDDIREGLTAVISVKLGEPQFEGQTKTKLGNSEVRGFVQTAMYEEFGHWLQAHPREGKDIVGKAVQAATARIAARKARDATRRKGLLESGGLPGKLRDCQSNDPTISEVFIVEGDSAGGSAVRGRNPHNQAILPIRGKILNVEKARLDKILANQEVQALISGFGTGIGEEFDISKARYHKIVLMADADVDGLHIRTLLLTLLFRFMKPLIEAGYVYLAQPPLYRIKWTNAEHQFAFTDRERDALLEEGASKGWRLPKETGVQRYKGLGEMDYSELWDTTMNPDTRVLLQVSVEDAAKSDEIFAILMGEDVESRRAFIQRNARDVRFLDI; encoded by the coding sequence ATGCCGGAGCTCCCCGAGGCTCCCGCGGAGTCCGGTGAGCCGGAGTCGCTGGCCACGGCCTCGGCCTACGACGCGTCGGCCATCACCGTCCTGGAGGGTCTGGAGGCGGTCCGCAAGCGCCCGGGGATGTACATCGGGTCCACCGGCGCCCGGGGCCTGCACCACCTGGTCTGGGAGATCGTGGACAACGCGGTCGACGAGGCGCTGGCCGGCGAGGCCGACCGCATCGACGTCACCCTGACCGCCGAGGGCGCCGTGCGGGTGCGCGACAACGGTCGCGGGATCCCCACCGACATCCACCCGATCGAGAAGAAGCCGGCCGTCGAGCTGGTCCTCACCCAGCTCCACGCCGGCGGCAAGTTCGGCGGCGCGGGCTACAAGGTCTCCGGCGGGCTGCACGGCGTGGGCTCCTCGGTCGTCAACGCGCTCTCCGAGCGGCTGGACGTCGAGGTGCGCCAGCGGGGCAAGGTCTTCACCCAGACCTACCACCTGGGCGTGCCGCAGGCTCCGCTCGCCGAGCGCGACCCTGCCACCGAGGCCGACCGGCAGACCGGCACGACCGTCACCTTCTGGCCCAGCGCCGACATCTTCGACACGGTCGACTTCGACTACGAGACGATCCGCGCGCGCTTCCAGCAGATGGCCTTCCTCAACAAGGGCCTGACGATCGCGCTGGTCGACGAGCGTCCCCACGAGGTCAAGACCGACGTCGACGCGCTCGACGACGACCCCATCGACGGCGAGGGCCCGGACGACGACGGCGTCACCCCCGGCACCGAGCGGGGCTCCGGCGCGGCCGCCGCGACGCCGGGCCGCACGCATACCTATCGCTACGACAACGGTCTGCTCGACTACGTCACCTACCTCAACAAGTCCAAGCGCAGCGAGCCGGTGCACGAGGAGGTCATCGCCTTCGAGAACACCGACGAGGAGCGCATGCTCAGCCTCGAGATCGCGATGCAGTGGACCGGCGCCTACACCGAGGCCGTGCACACCTACGCCAACGCCATCAACACCCACGAGGGCGGCACCCACGAGGAGGGCTTCCGGTCGGCGCTGACCCGTATGGTCAACGACTTCGCCCGCGAGCAGAAGCTGCTCAAGGAGAAGGACCCCAACCTCACCGGCGACGACATCCGCGAGGGGCTGACCGCGGTCATCTCGGTCAAGCTCGGCGAGCCGCAGTTCGAGGGGCAGACCAAGACCAAGCTCGGCAACTCCGAGGTGCGCGGCTTCGTCCAGACGGCGATGTATGAGGAGTTCGGCCACTGGCTGCAGGCGCACCCGCGCGAGGGCAAGGACATCGTCGGCAAGGCGGTCCAGGCCGCGACGGCACGGATCGCGGCCCGCAAGGCCCGCGACGCGACCCGCCGCAAGGGCCTGCTGGAGTCCGGCGGGCTGCCCGGCAAGCTGCGCGACTGCCAGTCCAACGACCCGACGATCTCCGAGGTCTTCATCGTCGAGGGTGACTCGGCCGGCGGCTCGGCGGTGCGCGGGCGCAACCCGCACAACCAGGCGATCCTGCCGATCCGCGGCAAGATCCTCAACGTCGAGAAGGCCCGGCTCGACAAGATCCTCGCCAACCAGGAGGTGCAGGCGCTCATCAGCGGCTTCGGCACCGGCATCGGCGAGGAGTTCGACATCTCCAAGGCGCGATACCACAAGATCGTGCTCATGGCCGATGCCGACGTCGACGGGCTGCACATCCGCACCCTGCTGCTGACGCTGCTCTTCCGCTTCATGAAGCCGCTCATCGAGGCGGGCTACGTCTACCTCGCGCAGCCGCCGCTCTACCGCATCAAGTGGACCAACGCCGAGCACCAGTTCGCCTTCACCGACCGGGAGCGCGACGCCCTGCTCGAGGAGGGCGCGAGCAAGGGCTGGCGGCTGCCCAAGGAGACCGGCGTGCAGCGCTATAAGGGTCTGGGTGAGATGGACTACAGCGAGCTGTGGGACACGACGATGAACCCCGACACCCGGGTGCTGCTGCAGGTCTCGGTCGAGGACGCCGCCAAGTCTGACGAGATCTTCGCCATCCTCATGGGCGAGGACGTCGAGTCCCGCCGGGCGTTCATCCAGCGCAACGCCCGCGACGTGCGGTTCCTGGACATCTAA
- a CDS encoding DUF3566 domain-containing protein → MRLTAQRIDPWSVLKISFLVSVALGISGVVMVAVLWTVLSGMNVFSTINDFLTQITSGEASGPTIDLTDYLGFSRVISLSAVLGVLNVFLLTALATLSAFLYNICAALVGGAQVTLSDE, encoded by the coding sequence GTGCGCCTCACCGCCCAGCGGATCGACCCGTGGTCGGTCCTCAAGATCAGCTTCCTCGTGTCCGTGGCGCTGGGAATCTCCGGTGTGGTCATGGTCGCCGTGCTGTGGACCGTGCTGTCGGGGATGAACGTCTTCTCCACGATCAACGACTTCCTCACCCAGATCACCAGCGGTGAGGCGAGCGGCCCGACGATCGACCTCACCGACTACCTCGGCTTCAGCCGGGTGATCTCCCTGTCGGCCGTGCTGGGCGTGCTCAACGTCTTCCTGCTCACGGCGCTGGCCACCCTGTCGGCCTTCCTCTACAACATCTGCGCCGCCCTCGTCGGTGGCGCCCAGGTGACGCTCTCCGACGAGTGA
- a CDS encoding DLW-39 family protein translates to MKRLLMMAAAAAGLVALKRMQDQQAERDLWAEATDDVPGQPGQ, encoded by the coding sequence ATGAAGCGTCTTCTCATGATGGCCGCTGCGGCGGCTGGCCTGGTCGCCCTCAAGCGGATGCAGGACCAGCAGGCCGAGCGCGACCTGTGGGCCGAGGCCACGGACGACGTCCCCGGCCAGCCGGGTCAGTAG
- a CDS encoding SDR family NAD(P)-dependent oxidoreductase: protein MSSHPSRGVLVTGSSRGVGAAVARAFAARGDRVVVHYLGSETAAHEVCRSLPGDGHAVVQADLADPDAVERLANEAIGALGRVDVLVNNAAMLTAPWEGRGRRGDHPLEETSYPEWVEIWRRTLETNLLGPAHLTWQVARHMIDVPPADGVPVGRIVNVGSRGAYRGEPDIPAYGASKAGLHSFGQSMALRLGRHGIAVTSVAPGFIETEMAGYALAGDQAATTRAQSPFGRVARPHEIADAVLALADPRAEWASGAVLDLNGASHLR from the coding sequence ATGAGCTCCCATCCCTCCCGCGGCGTCCTGGTCACCGGCTCCTCCCGTGGCGTGGGGGCCGCCGTGGCTCGCGCCTTCGCGGCACGGGGCGACCGGGTCGTCGTCCACTACCTGGGCAGCGAGACGGCCGCGCACGAGGTATGCCGATCCCTCCCGGGCGACGGGCATGCCGTCGTCCAGGCGGACCTGGCCGACCCGGACGCCGTCGAGCGGCTGGCGAACGAGGCGATCGGGGCCCTGGGCCGGGTCGACGTCCTCGTCAACAACGCGGCGATGCTCACCGCCCCATGGGAGGGCAGGGGCCGGCGCGGCGACCACCCGCTGGAGGAGACGTCATACCCCGAGTGGGTGGAGATCTGGCGGCGCACCCTGGAGACCAACCTGCTCGGCCCGGCACACCTGACCTGGCAGGTGGCCCGCCACATGATCGACGTGCCGCCTGCCGACGGCGTCCCCGTCGGGCGGATCGTCAACGTCGGCAGCCGCGGCGCCTATCGGGGCGAGCCGGACATCCCGGCCTACGGCGCCAGCAAGGCCGGCCTGCACTCCTTCGGCCAGTCGATGGCGCTGCGCCTGGGCCGGCACGGAATCGCGGTGACGTCGGTAGCACCGGGTTTCATCGAGACGGAGATGGCCGGGTATGCGCTGGCAGGGGACCAGGCGGCGACCACCCGGGCGCAGAGCCCGTTCGGCAGGGTCGCCCGTCCCCACGAGATCGCCGATGCCGTGCTCGCGCTCGCCGACCCGCGGGCGGAGTGGGCCTCGGGGGCGGTCCTCGACCTCAACGGGGCCAGCCACCTGCGCTGA